The following proteins come from a genomic window of Gossypium raimondii isolate GPD5lz chromosome 5, ASM2569854v1, whole genome shotgun sequence:
- the LOC105769994 gene encoding cyclin-B2-4 isoform X3, giving the protein MSVSDENNPGVIGASRYQGGLHAGERGKLVAATGQNRRALSTINRNLIEGPPFPCAVSKRPLSEKFAAQMANKQQMEPEEIKKPIQSVPDSNEDCSIIDVDNSDVPMFVQHTEAMMEEIERMQEVEMEDVDDDDDDPLVDIDNCDKTNPLAVVEYIDDLYQFYKKAECTGCVPPNYMEQQYDINQRMRGILIDWLVEVHYKFELMEETLYLTINLIDRFLAVKQIARKKLQLVGVTAMLLACKYEEVSVPVIEDLVLISDKAYSRQEVLDMEKLMINTLQFNLSVPTPYVFMRRFLKAAQSNKKLELLSFFMIELCLVEYEMLRFPPSLLAAAAIFTAQCSLSGCKYWSKTSEWYTTYSEEQLMECSRMMVRFHQKAGTGKLTGVQRKYSTSKYGYAAKIEAPTFLLES; this is encoded by the exons ATGTCTGTATCGGACGAGAACAATCCTGGAGTCATCGGAGCCTCCCGATATCAAG ggggctTACATGCTGGCGAAAGAGGGAAGCTCGTGGCGGCGACTGGGCAGAATCGAAGAGCATTGAGCACTATTAACCGGAACCTAATTGAAGGCCCACCTTTCCCTTGTGCAGTCAGTAAGAGACCTTTATCCGA GAAGTTTGCTGCCCAGATGGCTAACAAGCAGCAAATGGAACCTGAG GAAATTAAGAAACCAATCCAGTCAGTGCCAGATTCAAATGAAGATTGCAGCATCATAGATGTGGATAACTCGGATGTGCCAATGTTTGTGCAACACACGGAAGCTATGATGGAGGAGATTGAGCGGATG CAGGAGGTTGAAATGGAAGAcgtggatgatgatgatgatgatcctCTTGTGGACATTGACAATTGTGATAAAACGAATCCGCTTGCAGTTGTTGAGTATATTGATGATTTATACCAATTCTACAAGAAAGCAGAG TGTACTGGTTGTGTTCCTCCAAATTATATGGAACAGCAATATGATATTAACCAAAGGATGAGAGGTATCCTCATTGACTGGCTGGTAGAG GTTCACTACAAGTTTGAGCTGATGGAGGAGACCTTGTATCTCACGATCAATCTAATTGATAGGTTTTTAGCAGTTAAGCAAATAGCAAGGAAGAAACTTCAGCTGGTTGGAGTAACAGCCATGCTTCTAGCCTGCAAATATGAAGAAGTTTCTGTTCCTGTTATTGAGGATCTGGTTCTCATTTCTGACAAGGCTTACAGTAGGCAAGAAGTGCTTGATATG GAGAAACTGATGATCAATACCTTACAATTCAATCTATCGGTCCCTACGCCGTATGTGTTTATGAGGAGATTTCTCAAAGCTGCTCAATCAAACAAGAAG CTTGAGCTTCTGTCATTTTTCATGATCGAGCTTTGCCTAGTTGAATATGAAATGCTTAGGTTCCCACCTTCTCTATTAGCTGCTGCTGCTATTTTCACTGCTCAGTGTAGTCTTAGTGGGTGTAAATATTGGAGCAAGACCAGCGAGTGGTATACTACCTACTCGGAGGAGCAGCTTAT GGAATGCTCAAGAATGATGGTTAGGTTTCACCAGAAAGCAGGGACAGGGAAACTTACAGGCGTACAAAGGAAGTACAGTACATCTAAGTACGGTTATGCTGCAAAAATAGAGGCACCAACTTTTCTATTGGAGTCTTAA
- the LOC105770562 gene encoding uncharacterized protein LOC105770562 — protein MITRSNLADQLREYQLRSKHDWASVSFFASTSNLTTSRVDVVAFVIWELVIFAFLVFSAVSLYFRHMQLAFILVCITLLLLLCMKITKQVSLAGKKKRRMLLPLSM, from the exons ATGATAACGCGATCCAATTTAGCAGATCAATTAAGAGAGTATCAGCTTCGATCTAAGCACGATTGGGCCTCTGTTTCGTTTTTCGCATCAACCTCTAATCTCACAACTTCTAG AGTGGATGTTGTGGCCTTTGTTATATGGGAACTCGTTATATTTGCTTTTCTGGTTTTTTCAGCCGTTTCTTTATATTTTAGGCATATGCAACTTGCTTTTATCCTAGTATGCATCACATTGTTATTGCTTCTGTGCATGAAAATCACAAAGCAAGTGAGCTTGGctgggaaaaagaaaagaaggatgCTGCTTCCATTATCTATGTAA
- the LOC105770862 gene encoding oleosin H2, with product MAEHRQQLRRTDDMKNFFHENGPSTSKVLTVATLLPVGGTLLLLAGLSLIGSLIGLAIAAPLFLIFSPVLVPAALLIAGSIAGFLTSGAFGITGLSSLSWIANYIRGSRISMSQGLDPVKWPLPDTAVSMEQKIQKRSQGGGRISEGGREQEGGKSTTQEGGKSTTQEGGKSTTQEGGKSKTQEGGKSRTQEGGNKTVG from the coding sequence ATGGCTGAGCATCGCCAGCAATTGCGCCGAACTGATGACATGAAGAATTTCTTCCATGAAAATGGACCCTCAACATCAAAAGTTCTTACGGTTGCCACCCTCCTTCCTGTTGGTGGCACCCTTCTCTTGCTTGCTGGTTTGAGCCTTATTGGATCCCTCATAGGTCTTGCTATTGCCGCTCCACTTTTCCTGATTTTCAGCCCTGTTTTGGTACCTGCTGCTCTTCTCATTGCGGGTTCCATAGCCGGATTCTTGACCTCCGGAGCATTTGGGATCACTGGACTGTCATCGCTGTCGTGGATTGCTAATTATATTCGTGGAAGCAGGATCTCTATGTCTCAGGGCCTAGACCCAGTGAAGTGGCCCTTGCCGGACACGGCAGTGAGTATGGAGCAGAAGATCCAGAAAAGGAGCCAAGGAGGAGGAAGGATCTCTGAGGGAGGCAGAGAACAGGAAGGTGGCAAGAGTACGACACAAGAAGGTGGCAAGAGTACGACACAAGAAGGTGGCAAGAGTACGACACAAGAAGGTGGCAAGAGTAAGACACAAGAAGGTGGCAAGAGTAGGACACAAGAAGGTGGAAACAAGACTGTGGGTTGA
- the LOC105769994 gene encoding cyclin-B2-4 isoform X1: protein MSVSDENNPGVIGASRYQGGLHAGERGKLVAATGQNRRALSTINRNLIEGPPFPCAVSKRPLSERNAVCDKIPPIPQHRPITRKFAAQMANKQQMEPEEIKKPIQSVPDSNEDCSIIDVDNSDVPMFVQHTEAMMEEIERMQEVEMEDVDDDDDDPLVDIDNCDKTNPLAVVEYIDDLYQFYKKAECTGCVPPNYMEQQYDINQRMRGILIDWLVEVHYKFELMEETLYLTINLIDRFLAVKQIARKKLQLVGVTAMLLACKYEEVSVPVIEDLVLISDKAYSRQEVLDMEKLMINTLQFNLSVPTPYVFMRRFLKAAQSNKKLELLSFFMIELCLVEYEMLRFPPSLLAAAAIFTAQCSLSGCKYWSKTSEWYTTYSEEQLMECSRMMVRFHQKAGTGKLTGVQRKYSTSKYGYAAKIEAPTFLLES from the exons ATGTCTGTATCGGACGAGAACAATCCTGGAGTCATCGGAGCCTCCCGATATCAAG ggggctTACATGCTGGCGAAAGAGGGAAGCTCGTGGCGGCGACTGGGCAGAATCGAAGAGCATTGAGCACTATTAACCGGAACCTAATTGAAGGCCCACCTTTCCCTTGTGCAGTCAGTAAGAGACCTTTATCCGA AAGAAATGCAGTCTGTGATAAGATCCCACCCATACCTCAGCATAGACCAATTACTAG GAAGTTTGCTGCCCAGATGGCTAACAAGCAGCAAATGGAACCTGAG GAAATTAAGAAACCAATCCAGTCAGTGCCAGATTCAAATGAAGATTGCAGCATCATAGATGTGGATAACTCGGATGTGCCAATGTTTGTGCAACACACGGAAGCTATGATGGAGGAGATTGAGCGGATG CAGGAGGTTGAAATGGAAGAcgtggatgatgatgatgatgatcctCTTGTGGACATTGACAATTGTGATAAAACGAATCCGCTTGCAGTTGTTGAGTATATTGATGATTTATACCAATTCTACAAGAAAGCAGAG TGTACTGGTTGTGTTCCTCCAAATTATATGGAACAGCAATATGATATTAACCAAAGGATGAGAGGTATCCTCATTGACTGGCTGGTAGAG GTTCACTACAAGTTTGAGCTGATGGAGGAGACCTTGTATCTCACGATCAATCTAATTGATAGGTTTTTAGCAGTTAAGCAAATAGCAAGGAAGAAACTTCAGCTGGTTGGAGTAACAGCCATGCTTCTAGCCTGCAAATATGAAGAAGTTTCTGTTCCTGTTATTGAGGATCTGGTTCTCATTTCTGACAAGGCTTACAGTAGGCAAGAAGTGCTTGATATG GAGAAACTGATGATCAATACCTTACAATTCAATCTATCGGTCCCTACGCCGTATGTGTTTATGAGGAGATTTCTCAAAGCTGCTCAATCAAACAAGAAG CTTGAGCTTCTGTCATTTTTCATGATCGAGCTTTGCCTAGTTGAATATGAAATGCTTAGGTTCCCACCTTCTCTATTAGCTGCTGCTGCTATTTTCACTGCTCAGTGTAGTCTTAGTGGGTGTAAATATTGGAGCAAGACCAGCGAGTGGTATACTACCTACTCGGAGGAGCAGCTTAT GGAATGCTCAAGAATGATGGTTAGGTTTCACCAGAAAGCAGGGACAGGGAAACTTACAGGCGTACAAAGGAAGTACAGTACATCTAAGTACGGTTATGCTGCAAAAATAGAGGCACCAACTTTTCTATTGGAGTCTTAA
- the LOC105769995 gene encoding WD repeat-containing protein DWA2, whose product MQGGSSGIGYGLKYQARCISDVKADTDHTSFITGTLSLREENEVHLIRLSSGGTELICEGLFSHPNEIWDLASCPFDQRIFSTVFSTGESYGAAIWQIPELYGQLNSPQLERIASLDAHVAKINCVLWWPSGRHDKLLSIDDENIFLWTLDCSKKAAQVQSKESSGMLHYLSGGAWDPHDMNAVATTCESSVQFWDLRTMKKTNAIERAHIRNANYDMKKSHILVTAEDESGIHIWDLRKPKSPAKELPGHTHWTWAVTCNPEYDGLILSAGTDSTVNLWQAPTSAEDKATSESITEPLNQQADPLLNSYSDYEDSVYGLAWSSREPWIFASLSYDGRVVVESVKPFLSRK is encoded by the exons ATGCAAGGAGGATCTTCTGGCATCGGCTACGGCCTCAAGTATCAG GCAAGATGCATTTCGGATGTCAAAGCAGACACGGATCATACCAGCTTCATTACGGGAACCCTCAGTCTCAGGGAAGAAAATGAG GTGCATCTGATTCGGCTATCTTCTGGTGGAACCGAGCTCATTTGTGAGGGCTTGTTTTCCCACCCTAACGAGATCTGGGACCTAGCTTCCTGTCCCTTCGATCAACGGATTTTCTCCACCGTTTTTTCAACCG GTGAATCTTATGGGGCTGCAATATGGCAGATACCTGAATTATATGGACAGTTAAATTCACCACAGTTGGAACGAATTGCCTCCCTTGATGCACATGTTGCTAAGATTAATTG TGTTCTCTGGTGGCCATCTGGAAGACATGATAAGTTGCTCAGCATTGatgatgaaaatattttcttgtggACTTTAGATTGTTCAAAAAAGGCTGCCCAG GTTCAATCTAAAGAGTCATCTGGTATGCTTCATTACTTATCTGGTGGTGCATGGGATCCACATGACATGAATGCTGTTGCGACGACTTGTGAATCATCAGTCCAGTTTTGGGATCTACGTACAATGAA GAAGACAAATGCAATTGAGCGTGCCCACATCCGCAATGCTAACTATGATATGAAGAAAAGTCATATACTT GTCACTGCAGAAGATGAATCTGGGATACACATATGGGATCTTAGAAAGCCCAAAAGTCCTGCCAAAGAGCTTCCTGGACATACACACTG GACATGGGCTGTCACTTGTAACCCTGAGTATGATGGGCTAATTCTg AGTGCTGGCACAGACTCAACTGTTAACTTGTGGCAAGCTCCTACATCTGCAGAAGATAAAGCAACATCTGAAAG CATAACTGAACCACTCAATCAACAGGCCGACCCATTGCTTAATTCCTACAGTGATTATGAAGACAGTGTATACG GCCTTGCTTGGAGTTCTCGTGAGCCTTGGATATTTGCTTCTCTATCGTATGATGGCAGG GTGGTGGTAGAATCAGTTAAGCCATTCCtttcaagaaaatga
- the LOC105769994 gene encoding cyclin-B2-4 isoform X2 yields the protein MSVSDENNPGVIGASRYQGGLHAGERGKLVAATGQNRRALSTINRNLIEGPPFPCAVSKRPLSERNAVCDKIPPIPQHRPITRKFAAQMANKQQMEPEEIKKPIQSVPDSNEDCSIIDVDNSDVPMFVQHTEAMMEEIERMEVEMEDVDDDDDDPLVDIDNCDKTNPLAVVEYIDDLYQFYKKAECTGCVPPNYMEQQYDINQRMRGILIDWLVEVHYKFELMEETLYLTINLIDRFLAVKQIARKKLQLVGVTAMLLACKYEEVSVPVIEDLVLISDKAYSRQEVLDMEKLMINTLQFNLSVPTPYVFMRRFLKAAQSNKKLELLSFFMIELCLVEYEMLRFPPSLLAAAAIFTAQCSLSGCKYWSKTSEWYTTYSEEQLMECSRMMVRFHQKAGTGKLTGVQRKYSTSKYGYAAKIEAPTFLLES from the exons ATGTCTGTATCGGACGAGAACAATCCTGGAGTCATCGGAGCCTCCCGATATCAAG ggggctTACATGCTGGCGAAAGAGGGAAGCTCGTGGCGGCGACTGGGCAGAATCGAAGAGCATTGAGCACTATTAACCGGAACCTAATTGAAGGCCCACCTTTCCCTTGTGCAGTCAGTAAGAGACCTTTATCCGA AAGAAATGCAGTCTGTGATAAGATCCCACCCATACCTCAGCATAGACCAATTACTAG GAAGTTTGCTGCCCAGATGGCTAACAAGCAGCAAATGGAACCTGAG GAAATTAAGAAACCAATCCAGTCAGTGCCAGATTCAAATGAAGATTGCAGCATCATAGATGTGGATAACTCGGATGTGCCAATGTTTGTGCAACACACGGAAGCTATGATGGAGGAGATTGAGCGGATG GAGGTTGAAATGGAAGAcgtggatgatgatgatgatgatcctCTTGTGGACATTGACAATTGTGATAAAACGAATCCGCTTGCAGTTGTTGAGTATATTGATGATTTATACCAATTCTACAAGAAAGCAGAG TGTACTGGTTGTGTTCCTCCAAATTATATGGAACAGCAATATGATATTAACCAAAGGATGAGAGGTATCCTCATTGACTGGCTGGTAGAG GTTCACTACAAGTTTGAGCTGATGGAGGAGACCTTGTATCTCACGATCAATCTAATTGATAGGTTTTTAGCAGTTAAGCAAATAGCAAGGAAGAAACTTCAGCTGGTTGGAGTAACAGCCATGCTTCTAGCCTGCAAATATGAAGAAGTTTCTGTTCCTGTTATTGAGGATCTGGTTCTCATTTCTGACAAGGCTTACAGTAGGCAAGAAGTGCTTGATATG GAGAAACTGATGATCAATACCTTACAATTCAATCTATCGGTCCCTACGCCGTATGTGTTTATGAGGAGATTTCTCAAAGCTGCTCAATCAAACAAGAAG CTTGAGCTTCTGTCATTTTTCATGATCGAGCTTTGCCTAGTTGAATATGAAATGCTTAGGTTCCCACCTTCTCTATTAGCTGCTGCTGCTATTTTCACTGCTCAGTGTAGTCTTAGTGGGTGTAAATATTGGAGCAAGACCAGCGAGTGGTATACTACCTACTCGGAGGAGCAGCTTAT GGAATGCTCAAGAATGATGGTTAGGTTTCACCAGAAAGCAGGGACAGGGAAACTTACAGGCGTACAAAGGAAGTACAGTACATCTAAGTACGGTTATGCTGCAAAAATAGAGGCACCAACTTTTCTATTGGAGTCTTAA